From the Desulfovibrio sp. JY genome, one window contains:
- the rpiB gene encoding ribose 5-phosphate isomerase B, with protein sequence MSKTVFIGSDHAGVILKAALVEHLRAAGHDVTDLGPSDAKSVDYPDYAKAVCAKVLETPGCAGILICGTGIGMSMAANRMPGIRAALCVNEYLARMTRLHNDANVLCLGERVIGTGLAASIADVFLATDFEGGRHQRRVDRIESCGLAASL encoded by the coding sequence ATGTCCAAAACCGTTTTCATCGGCTCCGACCATGCCGGCGTGATCCTCAAGGCCGCCCTGGTCGAGCATCTGCGCGCCGCCGGCCATGACGTGACCGACCTCGGCCCGTCCGACGCCAAAAGCGTCGACTACCCCGACTACGCCAAGGCCGTGTGCGCCAAGGTCCTCGAGACCCCGGGCTGCGCCGGCATCCTCATCTGCGGCACGGGCATCGGCATGTCCATGGCCGCCAACCGCATGCCCGGCATCCGGGCCGCGCTTTGCGTCAACGAATACCTGGCCCGCATGACCCGGCTGCACAACGACGCCAACGTCCTGTGCCTGGGCGAGCGCGTGATCGGAACCGGCCTGGCCGCCTCCATCGCCGACGTCTTTCTCGCCACCGACTTCGAGGGCGGACGCCATCAGCGACGCGTGGACCGCATCGAATCCTGCGGTCTGGCCGCTTCCCTGTAA
- the glpX gene encoding class II fructose-bisphosphatase: MEAPDRNLGLDLVRVTEAAALSSSRWLGRGDKNSGDQAAVDAMRLSFNTLPIEGMIIIGEGEKDEAPMLYNGERVGSGQGHAVDVAVDPVEGTNLLAYGRPNAISVVGVAPRGSMYDPGPSYYMQKLVVPAEAKDVADLDAPVEDNLKKIAKALGKDVDDLVVFVLDKPRHKALIQSIRAVGARIQLHTDGDVAGSLMAVDPENVVDVMLGTGGTPEGVLSACAIRALGGRLLARLDPQLEAEKQALAAAGIDCKRIFTEETLVKSDDTYFAATGISGGTFLHGVKFTGTHAITHSLVMRGKTGTMRRIETRIRLDKLMEISAVKYD, translated from the coding sequence ATGGAAGCGCCGGACAGAAATCTCGGGTTGGACTTGGTACGTGTGACGGAAGCGGCGGCGCTGAGTTCCTCGCGCTGGCTCGGGCGCGGCGACAAGAACTCTGGCGACCAGGCCGCCGTGGACGCCATGCGGCTTTCGTTCAACACCCTGCCCATCGAGGGCATGATCATCATTGGCGAGGGGGAGAAGGACGAAGCCCCCATGCTTTATAACGGCGAACGGGTCGGCAGCGGCCAGGGGCATGCCGTGGACGTGGCCGTGGACCCGGTCGAGGGCACTAACCTGCTCGCCTATGGCCGACCGAACGCCATTTCCGTGGTCGGCGTCGCGCCGCGCGGGTCCATGTACGATCCCGGGCCGAGCTATTACATGCAGAAGCTGGTGGTTCCGGCCGAGGCCAAGGATGTGGCCGACCTGGACGCGCCGGTGGAGGACAATCTCAAGAAAATCGCCAAGGCCCTCGGCAAGGACGTGGACGACCTCGTAGTCTTCGTGCTCGACAAGCCGCGCCACAAGGCGCTTATCCAATCCATCCGGGCGGTCGGCGCGCGCATCCAGCTCCATACCGACGGCGACGTGGCCGGATCGCTCATGGCCGTGGACCCGGAGAACGTGGTCGACGTCATGCTCGGTACCGGCGGCACCCCGGAAGGCGTGCTTTCGGCCTGCGCCATCCGGGCCCTGGGCGGCCGGCTGCTGGCCCGGCTCGATCCCCAGCTAGAGGCCGAAAAACAGGCCCTGGCCGCGGCCGGCATCGACTGCAAGCGCATCTTCACCGAGGAGACGCTGGTCAAAAGCGACGACACCTACTTCGCCGCCACCGGCATCTCCGGCGGCACGTTCCTGCACGGCGTCAAATTCACCGGTACCCACGCCATCACCCACTCCCTGGTCATGCGGGGCAAAACCGGCACCATGCGACGCATCGAAACGCGCATTCGTCTGGACAAGTTGATGGAAATCAGCGCCGTAAAGTACGACTAG
- a CDS encoding cytoplasmic protein, with the protein MKKVALFAFRGDLSCFIHVLLNAIDFREKDYEVQVILEGEATKLVAELAKKDNPMHGLFEKTKGLGLIAGVCKACSHQLGSQEAAVAEGFPLLDDMHGHPGMARYMNDGFTVLIF; encoded by the coding sequence ATGAAGAAGGTGGCGCTGTTCGCTTTTCGCGGCGACCTGTCCTGCTTTATCCACGTGCTGTTAAACGCCATCGATTTTCGGGAAAAAGACTACGAAGTGCAGGTGATCCTGGAAGGCGAGGCGACCAAGCTCGTGGCCGAGCTGGCCAAGAAAGACAATCCCATGCACGGGCTTTTCGAAAAGACCAAGGGCCTGGGACTGATCGCCGGCGTGTGCAAGGCCTGCTCGCACCAGCTCGGCAGCCAGGAAGCGGCCGTGGCCGAGGGATTTCCGCTGCTCGACGACATGCACGGCCACCCCGGCATGGCCCGCTACATGAACGACGGTTTTACGGTGCTGATTTTTTGA
- the tkt gene encoding transketolase: MTANASAIDTKAVRAIKGLIMDATRKASSGHPGGAMSSADMAYVLFKDYLRFDPTDPKWFNRDRFVLSAGHESMLQYALLYLRGILTLDDLMHFRQFGSRTPGHPENFDTPGVECTTGPLGQGFSMSVGMAVAEEMLRQRLGEDIASHYTYVLSSDGDVQTPVFQGAAALAGLWGLGRLIVLFDKNSVQLASPTSVCDDTDHKKLFEALGWHVVEINGHDHAAIHQALDAARAETQKPSIIIGHTIIAKGSFSMEGKSAAHGAPFSDKEIEETKKLLDLPLDKTFYMPADVADHFRVRFPELETAAKEWNKALEDRLNSDPVFEDLWRQLKRAPGNRDLAWPVFEPSKAVATRSAWGACLGGLIDQMPLFVGGSADLDPSNQTEKFRDITGIFGKANRAGRALCFGVREFPMTAIINGISLHGGLTPFSATFLIFSDYARNALRMAALQRTPALHVYTHDSFYVGEDGPTHEPIEQTSSLRLIPNMLVMRPADANETAACLDTALSQTSRPTCLLLTRQNLPILDPAVYPALKDGVKHGGYVLVEAASAKPAMILMASGSEVSLAMAAAKLLPEISIRIVSMPCMELFNEQPEDYKNAVLPPDVPFRYATEAGRPELWCQYTGRLDRVHGISHFGASSPAGKLAEAYGFTPEHLAAKIKAAYAAK, encoded by the coding sequence ATGACCGCCAACGCATCCGCCATCGACACCAAAGCCGTGCGCGCCATCAAAGGCCTGATCATGGACGCCACCCGCAAGGCCTCCTCCGGCCACCCGGGCGGGGCCATGTCCTCGGCCGACATGGCGTATGTGCTGTTCAAGGACTACCTGCGCTTCGACCCGACCGATCCGAAATGGTTCAACCGCGACCGGTTCGTGCTCTCGGCCGGACACGAATCCATGCTGCAATATGCCCTGCTCTACCTGCGCGGCATTTTGACCCTCGACGACCTCATGCATTTCCGGCAGTTCGGCAGCAGGACCCCGGGCCATCCGGAAAATTTCGACACTCCCGGCGTGGAATGCACCACCGGGCCGCTCGGCCAGGGATTTTCCATGTCCGTGGGCATGGCCGTGGCCGAGGAAATGCTGCGCCAGCGCCTGGGCGAGGATATCGCCTCCCACTACACCTACGTGCTGTCCTCCGACGGCGACGTGCAGACCCCGGTCTTCCAGGGCGCCGCCGCGTTGGCCGGCCTGTGGGGGCTGGGACGCCTCATCGTGCTGTTCGACAAAAACAGCGTCCAGCTGGCCAGCCCCACCAGCGTCTGCGACGACACCGACCACAAGAAGCTGTTCGAAGCCCTGGGTTGGCACGTCGTCGAAATTAACGGCCATGACCACGCCGCCATCCATCAGGCCCTGGACGCGGCCCGGGCCGAGACCCAGAAGCCGAGCATCATCATCGGACACACCATCATCGCCAAGGGCTCCTTCTCCATGGAAGGCAAAAGCGCCGCCCACGGCGCGCCGTTTTCCGACAAGGAGATCGAGGAGACCAAAAAGCTCCTGGATCTGCCCCTGGACAAGACGTTTTACATGCCGGCCGACGTGGCCGATCATTTCCGCGTCCGCTTCCCCGAGCTGGAAACGGCCGCCAAGGAATGGAACAAGGCCCTGGAAGACCGCTTGAACAGCGATCCCGTCTTCGAGGACCTCTGGCGGCAGCTCAAGCGCGCGCCGGGCAACCGCGACCTGGCCTGGCCGGTGTTCGAGCCGAGCAAGGCCGTGGCCACCCGTTCCGCCTGGGGAGCCTGCCTGGGCGGACTCATCGACCAGATGCCGCTTTTCGTTGGCGGCTCGGCCGACCTGGACCCCTCCAACCAGACCGAGAAGTTCCGCGACATCACCGGCATCTTCGGCAAGGCCAACCGCGCAGGCCGGGCGCTTTGCTTCGGCGTGCGCGAGTTTCCCATGACCGCCATCATAAACGGCATCAGCCTCCACGGCGGCCTGACCCCGTTTAGCGCCACCTTCCTCATCTTTTCCGACTACGCCCGAAACGCCCTGCGCATGGCGGCGCTCCAGCGCACCCCCGCCCTGCACGTCTACACCCACGACTCCTTTTACGTGGGCGAGGACGGCCCGACCCACGAACCCATTGAGCAGACCAGTTCGCTGCGGCTCATACCCAACATGCTGGTCATGCGCCCGGCCGACGCCAACGAAACCGCAGCCTGCTTGGATACGGCCCTGTCCCAGACCAGCCGGCCGACCTGCCTGCTCCTGACGCGCCAGAACCTGCCCATCCTCGACCCGGCCGTCTATCCGGCCCTGAAGGACGGCGTGAAACACGGCGGCTACGTGCTGGTCGAGGCGGCCTCGGCCAAACCGGCCATGATCCTCATGGCCTCGGGTTCGGAAGTCTCCCTGGCCATGGCCGCCGCCAAACTGCTGCCGGAAATCTCCATCCGCATCGTCAGCATGCCCTGCATGGAGCTTTTCAACGAGCAGCCCGAAGACTACAAAAACGCGGTGCTGCCGCCGGACGTGCCCTTCCGCTACGCCACCGAGGCCGGACGGCCGGAACTGTGGTGCCAGTACACCGGCCGCCTCGACCGCGTGCACGGCATCTCCCACTTCGGCGCCTCGTCCCCGGCCGGCAAGCTGGCCGAAGCCTACGGATTTACCCCCGAACACCTCGCCGCCAAGATCAAGGCCGCCTACGCCGCGAAGTAG
- a CDS encoding RNA polymerase factor sigma-32: MEHRDDQDISPDDADIDIDDTEQEEAPDDAEEKILDVEPVDDFRLPAPRAGSSGSLSTRDPLQLYLREIGKFPMLKPEEEQELARRVRDSGDEKAAFRLISSHLRLVVKIAMDFQRRWMQNVLDLIQEGNVGLMRAVTKFDPDKGIKFSYYAAYWIKAYILKYIMDNWRMVKIGTTQAQRKLFYNLNKERHRLQNLGFDPSNSQLSEALNVTESDIVEMDQRLSGNDLSLDVSLGEDSTSTRLDFLPALTPGIEEILAGDEISHQLEKHIQTIRPSLNEKELDLLDNRILSDSPVTLREIGAKYGITRERVRQIEARLLEKLKEHLSKRIEDFSSDWIHREE, from the coding sequence ATGGAACATCGAGACGATCAAGATATTTCGCCAGACGACGCCGACATCGACATCGACGACACGGAGCAGGAAGAGGCCCCGGACGACGCCGAAGAGAAGATCCTCGACGTCGAACCTGTTGACGATTTTCGGCTGCCGGCCCCTCGGGCCGGCTCCTCCGGTTCGCTTTCCACCCGCGACCCGCTCCAGCTCTATTTGCGCGAGATCGGCAAATTTCCGATGCTCAAGCCCGAGGAGGAGCAGGAACTGGCCCGGCGCGTGCGGGACTCGGGCGACGAGAAGGCGGCCTTCCGCCTCATCTCCTCCCATCTGCGACTGGTGGTCAAAATCGCCATGGACTTTCAGCGCCGCTGGATGCAAAACGTGCTCGACCTCATCCAGGAAGGCAATGTCGGCCTCATGCGCGCCGTGACCAAGTTCGACCCCGACAAGGGCATCAAGTTCTCCTATTACGCCGCCTACTGGATCAAGGCCTATATCCTCAAATACATCATGGACAACTGGCGCATGGTGAAAATCGGGACCACCCAGGCCCAGCGCAAGTTGTTCTACAACCTGAACAAGGAACGCCACCGGCTCCAGAACCTGGGGTTCGACCCGAGCAACTCCCAGCTCTCCGAGGCCTTAAACGTCACCGAGTCCGACATCGTGGAAATGGACCAGCGCCTAAGCGGCAACGACCTGTCCCTCGACGTGTCGCTTGGCGAGGATTCCACGTCCACCCGCCTGGACTTTCTGCCGGCGCTCACCCCCGGCATCGAGGAGATTCTGGCCGGCGACGAAATATCGCACCAGCTCGAGAAACACATCCAGACCATCCGGCCCTCGCTCAATGAAAAGGAACTCGATCTGCTCGATAACCGCATCCTGTCCGACTCCCCGGTGACCCTGCGGGAGATCGGGGCCAAATACGGCATCACCCGGGAGCGCGTGCGGCAAATCGAGGCCCGTCTCCTGGAAAAACTCAAGGAACACCTGTCCAAACGCATCGAGGACTTTTCCTCGGATTGGATCCACAGGGAAGAATAG
- a CDS encoding SagB/ThcOx family dehydrogenase: MRMDLKFFLKDTIRKMVDFTATEQSRGIEPPPVQKPYPPAATLFALPGPHGWPGIGNVSVKRAIGDRKSHRAFTPESLSLEELSFLLWATQGLRKMPAAVTYRTVPSAGCRHALETYLAVFRVEGVTPGLYRYLPVEHALLPLAAPEQLELSLGQAAFNQRFVARGAATFIWTTIPARMEWRYGDASYKVIALDAGHVCQNLYLACEAIRSGTCAIAAYDQEAMDALLGLDGETEFTIYLAPVGKV, from the coding sequence ATGCGTATGGATTTGAAGTTTTTCTTGAAGGACACCATCCGCAAGATGGTGGATTTCACGGCGACGGAACAGAGCCGGGGCATCGAACCGCCGCCGGTGCAAAAGCCCTATCCGCCGGCGGCGACGCTTTTCGCCCTTCCCGGCCCCCACGGCTGGCCCGGCATCGGCAACGTGTCCGTCAAAAGGGCCATAGGCGACCGCAAATCCCATCGCGCCTTCACGCCCGAATCGCTTTCCCTGGAAGAGCTGTCCTTTCTGCTGTGGGCCACCCAGGGACTGCGCAAGATGCCGGCCGCCGTGACCTACCGTACCGTGCCCTCGGCCGGTTGTCGCCACGCCCTCGAAACCTATCTGGCCGTTTTCCGGGTGGAGGGCGTCACCCCGGGACTCTACCGCTATCTGCCGGTGGAGCACGCGCTGTTGCCCCTGGCCGCGCCCGAACAGCTGGAACTGTCCCTCGGCCAGGCCGCCTTCAACCAGCGTTTCGTGGCCCGGGGGGCGGCGACGTTTATCTGGACGACCATTCCCGCGCGCATGGAATGGCGCTACGGCGACGCCTCGTACAAGGTCATCGCGCTCGACGCCGGCCATGTCTGCCAGAACCTCTATCTGGCCTGCGAGGCGATCCGGTCCGGCACCTGCGCCATCGCCGCCTACGACCAGGAAGCCATGGACGCCCTGCTCGGGCTCGACGGAGAAACGGAATTCACGATCTACCTGGCGCCGGTTGGCAAGGTGTGA
- a CDS encoding tetratricopeptide repeat protein yields MPDETKPRFSKRLPVFLVLVLLPCLLSNSCASSRPARSAYAAKSLSDNADSAYRFLVYQDLMRQGKKDEATAELEALVKKYPSPELAVELANLQWGQNQREKATATLEAAAAAFPASRQLTLYLANAYQMRRMGDKAVATLGKFLAAHPSDAAARRELASLLEDAGKHKEALEVLSRIPEADRDAATCYLMAKAMAGLGQNAKAVALLRQAVDKDQTLLPAWLDLGGLLESQGDLAGAEDAYRKMLSQDAGSPEVQARLLRILLKRKKPDQAMKLLRDETPDKPHLLDAMSAFVEAGYPKQARQALDMLVAADPASPDLPFYKAVLAYEGDKNPKKALEILAEVAPDNPNYDKSLSFRIQIATELGDYAKAEGLVREARTRYPDRKEFIAVEAALLDKRGDTAQAATVLEKALAASPDDLDLLYRYGVALEKLKRRDEAKAVMEKIVAKDPVNPDALNYLGYSLAEEGRDLDKAIDMIRLALSKEPDNPFFLDSLAWAQFKLGRTEEALATIRSAAVPRVKDAIVWEHYGDIAAASGHKAEAQKAYRTALELGSDNPKDVKKKLGAL; encoded by the coding sequence ATGCCTGACGAGACGAAACCCCGCTTTTCCAAGCGCCTGCCCGTATTCCTGGTGCTGGTGCTGTTGCCGTGCCTGCTGTCCAACTCCTGCGCGTCCAGCCGGCCGGCCCGGTCGGCCTATGCCGCCAAGAGCCTTTCGGACAACGCGGACAGCGCCTACCGCTTCCTCGTCTACCAGGACCTCATGCGCCAGGGGAAAAAGGACGAGGCCACGGCGGAGCTGGAGGCGCTGGTCAAGAAATACCCCTCGCCGGAGCTGGCCGTGGAACTGGCCAATCTCCAGTGGGGACAAAACCAGCGCGAAAAAGCCACCGCCACCCTGGAAGCGGCCGCAGCCGCTTTTCCCGCCTCCCGACAGCTGACGCTCTACCTGGCCAACGCCTACCAGATGCGCCGCATGGGCGATAAGGCCGTGGCCACCCTCGGAAAATTCCTCGCGGCCCACCCGTCCGACGCCGCGGCCAGACGCGAGCTGGCCTCGCTTTTGGAAGACGCGGGCAAGCACAAGGAAGCCTTGGAGGTCCTCTCGCGCATCCCCGAGGCCGATCGCGACGCCGCGACCTGCTACCTCATGGCCAAGGCCATGGCCGGGCTCGGGCAAAACGCCAAGGCCGTCGCCCTGCTGCGCCAGGCCGTGGACAAGGACCAGACGCTGCTGCCCGCCTGGCTCGACCTCGGCGGCCTGCTCGAGAGCCAGGGCGACCTGGCCGGAGCCGAGGACGCCTACCGCAAGATGCTGTCCCAGGACGCCGGCTCCCCGGAAGTCCAGGCCAGGCTCCTGCGGATCCTGCTCAAGCGCAAAAAGCCGGATCAGGCCATGAAGCTTTTGCGCGACGAGACGCCGGACAAGCCCCATCTTCTGGACGCCATGTCGGCCTTTGTCGAGGCCGGCTATCCGAAGCAGGCCCGGCAGGCCCTGGACATGCTCGTGGCCGCCGATCCCGCGAGCCCGGACCTGCCGTTTTACAAGGCGGTCCTGGCCTACGAAGGGGACAAGAATCCCAAGAAGGCCCTGGAAATCCTGGCCGAAGTCGCGCCGGACAACCCCAATTACGACAAGAGCCTGAGCTTTCGCATCCAGATCGCCACGGAGCTTGGCGACTACGCCAAGGCCGAGGGACTCGTGCGCGAGGCCAGGACCCGCTATCCCGACCGCAAGGAATTCATCGCCGTGGAGGCCGCCCTGCTCGACAAGCGCGGCGACACGGCCCAGGCGGCAACGGTGCTGGAAAAGGCCCTGGCCGCCTCCCCCGACGACCTGGACCTCTTGTACCGCTACGGCGTGGCCCTGGAAAAACTCAAGCGCCGCGACGAGGCCAAGGCCGTGATGGAAAAAATCGTGGCCAAGGACCCGGTCAATCCCGATGCCCTCAACTACCTCGGCTATTCCCTGGCCGAAGAGGGACGCGACCTAGACAAGGCCATCGACATGATCCGGCTGGCCCTGTCCAAGGAGCCGGACAACCCCTTCTTCCTGGATTCCCTGGCCTGGGCCCAATTCAAGCTCGGGCGCACCGAAGAAGCCCTGGCCACCATACGCTCAGCCGCCGTGCCCAGGGTCAAGGACGCCATCGTCTGGGAGCATTACGGCGACATCGCCGCCGCGTCCGGGCACAAGGCCGAGGCGCAAAAGGCCTACCGCACCGCCCTGGAACTGGGATCGGATAACCCCAAAGACGTCAAGAAGAAGCTCGGAGCCCTGTGA